The Synechocystis sp. PCC 6714 genome includes the window CCTTTCGGCTCTCCCTCAGACAGTTTCATTGTGGGGGAATTAGCCGGCGTGCAGGTAGCTTTTTTAGCTCGCCATGGCCGGGGCCATCACCTTTTGCCCAGTGAGATTCCCTTCCGGGCCAATATCCATGGCATGAAACAGTTGGGGGTTAAATATTTAATTTCTGCATCGGCCGTGGGTTCTTTGCAAGGGGAAGCAAAACCTTTGGATATGGTCATTCCCGATCAGTTCATTGACCGTACCCGCCAGCGGGTTTCCACCTTTTTTGGGGAGGGCATAGTGGCCCACATTGGCTTTGGTAATCCCATCTGTCCCCAGTTGGCCCAACGTCTTTCTATGGCGATCGCCAGTTTGGAGTTGGAGGGGGTTACACTCCACGACCGAGGCACCTATGTCTGCATGGAAGGGCCAGCCTTTTCTACTATTGCGGAATCAAATTTATATCGCAGTTGGGGCGGTACTGTCATCGGCATGACCAATTTACCGGAAGCAAAATTGGCCCGGGAAGCGGAAATTGCCTATGCCACTTTGGCACTGGTAACAGACTACGACTGTTGGCATCCCGACCATGACCATGTGACGGTGGAAATGGTTATTGGCAATCTGCAAAAAAATGCGGTCAACGCCCAACGGGTGATTGTGGAAACCGTTAAACAATTGGCGGTCAATCCTTTCGAGTCCATTGCCCACAACGCATTGCAGTATGCGGTACTGACCCCCCCGGATAAGTTTCCCCCGGCTACCTACGAAAAGTTATCTTTGCTCTTGGGCAAATATTATCCACCTTCTCCATAAACCTCGGGTTTGAACCTGCCCTGGTCGTGCTTTTTCCCCAACCAGTAGAATGGGGGAATTGACCTTCCACTCGTCTGACTTTTGCCCATGCATCCGGTTGTTAGTTCCGCTGAATATCGTCAACGTCGCGATCGCCTAATGGCCAAGTTGGGCCAGGGGACGGCTATTTTTGCCAGTGCGCCCCAAGCGGTGATGCACAACGATGTGGAATATGTGTTCCGTCAAGATAGTGATTTTTATTATCTAACGGGCTTCAATGAACCGGAGGCGATCGCCGTTTTTGCGCCCCATCACGAAGAACATCAATTTATTTTGTTTGTCCAACCCAAGGATCCGGCCAAGGAAACCTGGACGGGCATTCGCTACGGTGTGGAGGGGGTTCAATCCAGCTTTTGGGCTGACATTGCCTATCCCATTGGGGAATTGGATGAGCATTTACCGAAGTATCTGGAAAAAGCGGACAAAATTTATTACTATCTCGGTCGAGATGAAGCATTAAACCAAACCATCCTCAAACATTGGCAAAGACAATTGGCCGCCTATCCCCGACGGGGCTATGGTCCCCAGGCTTTAGTTAATTCCCAAGGCTTGGTACATCCCCTGCGGCAAGTGAAAAGTGAAACAGAATTAGCCCTTTTACGCCGAGCCTGTGATCTATCGGCGATCGCCCATCAGCGGGCCATGGAATTTGCTCGGCCGGGGCATTACGAATATCAAGTGCAGGCGGAATTGGAAATTATTTTTCGTCGGGAGGGGGGCTTAGGGCCAGCCTATCCTTCCATTGTGGCGGCGGGGAAAAATGCCTGTATTTTGCACTACATCAACAATGATTGCCCTTTACTGGATGGGGATTTACTGCTGATCGATGCCGGTTGTTCCTACGGTTACTATAACGGCGACATCACCCGCACCTTTCCCATCAACGGCAAGTTTAGCCCTGAGCAACGGACCCTCTACGAAATTGTTTTAACTGCCCAGGAAGCGGCGATCGCCAAGGTACAGGCGGGCAGTCCCTACCACGAGTACCATGATGCGGCGGTGTCGGTTATTGTGGACGGGCTCATGGATTTAGGTTTGTTGGTGGGGGATAAGGAGGAAATTATCAAAGGGGAAAAATATAAGCCTTTTTATATGCACCGTACCGGCCATTGGTTGGGGTTAGATGTCCATGATGCCGGGAACTACAAACGGGATAAGGAAACCTGGACAGCGTTGGAGCCAGGCCAGGTGCTCACGGTGGAACCGGGCATTTACATTGCCCCCGATATTAAACCCGTTGAGGGACAGCCGGAAGTGCCAGAGCGATGGCGGGGTATTGGCATTCGCATTGAAGATGATGTACTGGTCACCGCCCAAGGCCCCGATGTGTTAACCAGTGCCGTGCCCAAGGCGATCGCCGACCTGGAAAATCATTAAATTCAGGGCGTGCAACATCCACCGAGAGCTACAACCCCAAAAGCGGAACAGAATATCTTATAGGAAACAAAAATGGTAGTAACAGTACATTTTTTGCCTGACAATGTAAGTACCATTGCTCGGGTAGGGGAACCGATTCTAGACGTGGCGGAAAGGGCTGGCGTGCTCATTCCCACGGGATGTTTGATGGGCTCCTGCCATGCCTGCGAAGTGGAATTAGGGGACGGCACTCCCATTTGCGCTTGCATTAGTGCGGTGCCAGTGGGAGTACAGGAATTGGAAGTCAATCTTTACGATGACCCCACTTGGTAGTTTTTGGGCTTTCTGAAAATATAGTTGATTTAGTTGAAAGTAAGACACTGACCGGAGCTAAAAGCGTCTTTGGTAAAGACCTTGGCCGTCTCAATCTTACTTTGATTGACTATAATTCTTCAGTATTGATTTGTAATAAATGTTGGCCCTACCCACACCAGAGAATTTGTCTTGCCAGATTAAGCATGTCAGACCGGTGAGACCATTGCCTTCTTCGCCGGATTAAATCTCTTCAAAGCGGAGATTGAGGTTAATGGTATCTGGCCCAAGCATGGTTCCTTGAATGACTAACACCACTGTTTTTCCTGCATCTTTGGGGGTCAAGGTCAGCCCAGCAGGGGTGTCAAAGACAATGCTAAAGCCCCAGTCTCCTTGGGTAGTATTGATAGTTCTTTCTGCATAGCCCATTTTGGTCAGAGCATCCTGGTAAAACTTCATTGTGGGAGCCGGTTTACCCT containing:
- a CDS encoding aminopeptidase P N-terminal domain-containing protein, translating into MHPVVSSAEYRQRRDRLMAKLGQGTAIFASAPQAVMHNDVEYVFRQDSDFYYLTGFNEPEAIAVFAPHHEEHQFILFVQPKDPAKETWTGIRYGVEGVQSSFWADIAYPIGELDEHLPKYLEKADKIYYYLGRDEALNQTILKHWQRQLAAYPRRGYGPQALVNSQGLVHPLRQVKSETELALLRRACDLSAIAHQRAMEFARPGHYEYQVQAELEIIFRREGGLGPAYPSIVAAGKNACILHYINNDCPLLDGDLLLIDAGCSYGYYNGDITRTFPINGKFSPEQRTLYEIVLTAQEAAIAKVQAGSPYHEYHDAAVSVIVDGLMDLGLLVGDKEEIIKGEKYKPFYMHRTGHWLGLDVHDAGNYKRDKETWTALEPGQVLTVEPGIYIAPDIKPVEGQPEVPERWRGIGIRIEDDVLVTAQGPDVLTSAVPKAIADLENH
- a CDS encoding 2Fe-2S iron-sulfur cluster-binding protein — its product is MVVTVHFLPDNVSTIARVGEPILDVAERAGVLIPTGCLMGSCHACEVELGDGTPICACISAVPVGVQELEVNLYDDPTW
- a CDS encoding S-methyl-5'-thioadenosine phosphorylase — protein: MVNAQIGIIGGSGLYQMEALKNIEEVALDTPFGSPSDSFIVGELAGVQVAFLARHGRGHHLLPSEIPFRANIHGMKQLGVKYLISASAVGSLQGEAKPLDMVIPDQFIDRTRQRVSTFFGEGIVAHIGFGNPICPQLAQRLSMAIASLELEGVTLHDRGTYVCMEGPAFSTIAESNLYRSWGGTVIGMTNLPEAKLAREAEIAYATLALVTDYDCWHPDHDHVTVEMVIGNLQKNAVNAQRVIVETVKQLAVNPFESIAHNALQYAVLTPPDKFPPATYEKLSLLLGKYYPPSP